A region from the Silene latifolia isolate original U9 population chromosome 7, ASM4854445v1, whole genome shotgun sequence genome encodes:
- the LOC141591883 gene encoding uncharacterized protein LOC141591883 isoform X2, whose product MGLHAWLTHGHAFYSYNAKELAISEAFELRLCTKVDVIIDNEIIERASADKREAGLLGKKYEGKYKQVEEIASKLTIERAKFREYQERKMELQLAITNMVQGGNSDGILQVCADRIPSYFEELLKALSERCKKHGLETKSEALIELPKGWQSGIQEGAVVWDEE is encoded by the exons ATGGGTTTGCATGCATGGTTGACTCATGGGCATGCCTTTTACTCATACAATGCTAAAGAACTAGCTATTTCTGAAGCTTTTGAACTAAG GTTATGTACAAAAGTAGATGTGATAATCGACAATGAAATTATTGAGCGTGCTTCTGCTGACAAGCGTGAG GCTGGGCTTCTAGGAAAGAAATATGAAGGAAAATATAAGCAAGTTGAAGAAATAGCTTCAAAGTTAACGATCGAAAGGGCCAAATTCCGAGAATATCAG GAGCGGAAAATGGAATTGCAACTAGCAATTACTAACATGGTACAAGGTGGAAATTCTGATGGTATTCTTCAG GTATGTGCTGATAGAATACCGTCATATTTTGAGGAGCTATTGAAGGCTTTGTCTGAACGCTGTAAGAAACATGGTTTAGAAACTAAGTCGGAAGCATTAATTGAGCTCCCCAAAG GCTGGCAGTCCGGGATTCAAGAAGGAGCTGTGGTATGGGATGAAGAATGA
- the LOC141591887 gene encoding uncharacterized protein LOC141591887, whose amino-acid sequence MASSIPSSNPLNFSFFQKRTHFNPSITSLSLKLPHSNLTSNSTLQNPISTPSHFHICPHFHSNLLPPRATQKGNSEIFNNEFKVAIIEEKQHQAVKTVLWVLFWASVSLAVYAFSKDPKASAIASSTSVSTDSSIKASNFGLKIAASLRGLGWPDEVVVLSLATLPVIELRGAIPVGYWMQLNPFLLTLLSIFGNMIPVPFIILYLKKFATFLAGKSHTVSKVLDLLFERAKNKAGPIEEFQWLGLMLFVAVPFPGTGAWTGAIIASVLDMPFWSALSANFLGVVLAGLLVNLLVNLGLKYAVITGVILFFVSTFMWSILRSLSRSSSK is encoded by the exons ATGGCTTCCAGTATCCCATCTAGCAACCCTCTCAACTTCTCCTTCTTCCAGAAAAGAACTCATTTTAACCCTTCTATCACCTCTCTTTCCCTCAAACTACCCCATTCCAACTTAACCTCTAACTCCACCCTCCAAAACCCCATTTCCACTCCTTCACATTTTCACATTTGCCCTCACTTTCACTCCAATCTCCTCCCTCCAAGAGCAACCCAAAAGGGCAATTCAGAGATTTTCAACAATGAGTTCAAAGTTGCAATTATTGAAGAGAAACAACACCAAGCAGTGAAAACAGTGTTGTGGGTGTTGTTTTGGGCATCAGTTTCTCTAGCTGTTTATGCTTTTTCTAAAGATCCTAAGGCTTCTGCCATTGCTTCTTCAACTTCAGTTTCCACTGATTCTTCAATTAAAGCATCTAACTTTGGGTTGAAAATTGCTGCTTCTTTGAGGGGGTTAGGGTGGCCTGATGAAGTTGTTGTCCTATCTCTTGCTACTCTCCCTGTAATCGAGCTTCGTGGGGCGATTCCTGTTGGTTATTGGATGCAACTCAACCCTTTCCTTCTCACTCTTTTATCCATTTTCGG GAACATGATTCCAGTTCCATTCATCATACTCTACTTGAAAAAGTTTGCTACTTTTCTTGCTGGGAAGAGCCACACTGTTTCCAAAGTTTTGGACCTGCTATTTGAGAGGGCGAAGAACAAGGCGGGCCCAATAGAAGAGTTCCAATGGCTTGGTCTAATGTTGTTTGTGGCTGTCCCCTTCCCGGGGACAGGAGCGTGGACTGGTGCAATCATTGCTTCGGTGCTAGACATGCCCTTCTGGTCTGCACTGTCGGCAAATTTCTTAGGCGTGGTCCTGGCCGGACTTCTAGTGAATCTTCTGGTAAATCTCGGGCTCAAGTACGCCGTTATAACTGGTGTTATTCTCTTTTTCGTTTCAACGTTTATGTGGAGTATCCTTCGGAGTCTTAGTAGGTCTTCATCGAAATGA
- the LOC141589824 gene encoding uncharacterized protein LOC141589824, which produces MNHTSCAEFLEFFGYFHGCVGSKYDDSLNLVFSLLYASPISKIHTFKDLGNYLFRQNQFVEASACYDKACRLLSDVLKDGFDLDLNSLSSLAIYLCLNLAASAIKLRAFDGALILCSMVLNFYPRHAKALFRKAVALRNLNKLPEARCTLEELVSVEP; this is translated from the coding sequence ATGAATCATACATCTTGTGCCGAATTTCTTGAGTTCTTTGGTTATTTCCATGGTTGTGTCGGGTCAAAGTATGATGATAGCTTGAATCTTGTTTTTTCCCTTTTATATGCTTCCCCCATTTCTAAAATTCATACATTTAAAGACTTAGGCAATTATCTTTTTAGACAAAATCAGTTTGTCGAGGCGAGTGCCTGCTATGACAAAGCATGTCGTCTTTTGAGTGATGTTCTGAAGGATGGGTTCGATCTTGATTTAAACTCTCTTTCAAGCTTAGCAATTTATttgtgtttaaatttagctgcTTCTGCTATTAAATTACGTGCTTTCGATGGGGCATTAATTCTATGCTCGATGGTGCTGAATTTTTATCCTCGACATGCCAAGGCCCTCTTTCGTAAAGCTGTCGCTCTTAGAAATTTGAATAAGTTACCTGAGGCGCGCTGCACTCTGGAGGAGTTGGTCTCGGTGGAGCCTTGA
- the LOC141591883 gene encoding uncharacterized protein LOC141591883 isoform X1: MMMSMRILPLYPRKLKDMGLHAWLTHGHAFYSYNAKELAISEAFELRLCTKVDVIIDNEIIERASADKREAGLLGKKYEGKYKQVEEIASKLTIERAKFREYQERKMELQLAITNMVQGGNSDGILQVCADRIPSYFEELLKALSERCKKHGLETKSEALIELPKGWQSGIQEGAVVWDEE, encoded by the exons ATGATGATGTCGATGAGGATTCTACCATTATACCCGAGAAAACTAAAG GACATGGGTTTGCATGCATGGTTGACTCATGGGCATGCCTTTTACTCATACAATGCTAAAGAACTAGCTATTTCTGAAGCTTTTGAACTAAG GTTATGTACAAAAGTAGATGTGATAATCGACAATGAAATTATTGAGCGTGCTTCTGCTGACAAGCGTGAG GCTGGGCTTCTAGGAAAGAAATATGAAGGAAAATATAAGCAAGTTGAAGAAATAGCTTCAAAGTTAACGATCGAAAGGGCCAAATTCCGAGAATATCAG GAGCGGAAAATGGAATTGCAACTAGCAATTACTAACATGGTACAAGGTGGAAATTCTGATGGTATTCTTCAG GTATGTGCTGATAGAATACCGTCATATTTTGAGGAGCTATTGAAGGCTTTGTCTGAACGCTGTAAGAAACATGGTTTAGAAACTAAGTCGGAAGCATTAATTGAGCTCCCCAAAG GCTGGCAGTCCGGGATTCAAGAAGGAGCTGTGGTATGGGATGAAGAATGA